Proteins encoded together in one Shewanella oneidensis MR-1 window:
- a CDS encoding methylated-DNA--[protein]-cysteine S-methyltransferase, with amino-acid sequence MSPMLSQLLSAPTAMDYQPCAMATLVTPVGELQLNANAYGLSHLTVMGSSRTEILLRHASEAEYALASEHIEQAKAQLARYFNGDLTQFNLSLAPKGTEFQRQVWQALIAVDYGQCCSYADIAERIARPKAVRAVGAANGANPIAIIVPCHRIIGKNGQLTGYAYGLGMKQQLLMLESTSKGAHFTLE; translated from the coding sequence ATGAGTCCGATGTTATCACAATTGTTGAGCGCACCAACGGCCATGGATTACCAACCCTGTGCTATGGCGACACTCGTAACGCCAGTGGGCGAGTTACAACTTAATGCCAATGCTTACGGATTAAGCCATTTAACCGTGATGGGATCGAGTCGTACGGAGATCCTTCTTCGGCATGCGAGCGAAGCGGAATACGCGCTGGCGAGCGAGCATATTGAGCAAGCTAAAGCGCAGCTGGCGCGTTACTTTAATGGTGACTTAACCCAGTTCAACTTGAGTTTGGCACCTAAGGGTACCGAGTTTCAGCGTCAGGTTTGGCAGGCACTTATTGCAGTAGACTATGGGCAATGTTGCAGCTATGCCGATATTGCCGAGCGCATCGCAAGACCCAAAGCAGTTCGTGCGGTGGGTGCTGCCAATGGCGCTAATCCCATCGCGATTATTGTGCCTTGTCATCGTATTATCGGTAAAAATGGCCAATTAACCGGTTATGCCTATGGACTTGGGATGAAACAGCAACTGTTAATGCTGGAATCGACAAGCAAGGGCGCACATTTTACGTTAGAATAG
- the sstT gene encoding serine/threonine transporter SstT, with protein MKQESSFLAKLANGSLVLQILVGIIAGVALASFSHEWAKQVAFLGSLFVGALKAIAPILVFILVASSIANQKKNTQTNMRPIVVLYLLGTFAAALTAVILSMMFPTTLVLAAGVEGTSPPQGISEVISTLLFKLVDNPVNALMTGNYIGILAWGVGLGLALHHSSDSTKQVFADVSHGISQMVHFIIRLAPIGIFGLVAATFAETGFAAIAGYAQLLAVLLGAMAFIALIINPLIVYVKIKRNPYPLVIRCLRESGMTAFFTRSSAANIPVNMALCEKLKLHEDTYAVSIPLGATINMGGAAITITVLTLAAAHTLGIQVDLLTALLLSVVAAISACGASGVAGGSLLLIPLACSLFGISNDVAMQVVAVGFIIGVIQDAAETALNSSTDVIFTAAACEAAENKAKLG; from the coding sequence ATGAAACAGGAATCATCTTTTTTAGCCAAGTTGGCTAATGGCAGTTTGGTACTGCAAATTCTCGTGGGGATTATCGCTGGTGTTGCTTTAGCCAGTTTTTCACATGAATGGGCCAAGCAAGTCGCGTTTTTAGGCAGTTTATTCGTTGGTGCATTAAAGGCTATCGCGCCAATTTTAGTTTTTATTCTCGTGGCGTCTTCTATCGCCAATCAAAAGAAAAATACTCAAACCAATATGCGCCCGATCGTGGTGCTGTACTTATTGGGTACCTTCGCTGCCGCATTAACTGCGGTGATTTTAAGTATGATGTTCCCGACGACTCTCGTGTTGGCCGCGGGTGTTGAAGGCACCAGTCCACCGCAAGGGATTAGTGAGGTGATCAGTACCCTGTTGTTCAAACTGGTTGATAACCCAGTTAACGCGCTAATGACGGGTAACTATATTGGTATTTTGGCTTGGGGTGTGGGTCTTGGTTTGGCTCTACATCATTCGAGCGACTCAACCAAACAAGTGTTTGCGGATGTCAGCCATGGTATTTCGCAAATGGTACATTTTATTATTCGTTTAGCACCTATTGGTATTTTTGGCCTCGTTGCCGCCACCTTTGCCGAAACAGGTTTTGCTGCAATTGCGGGCTACGCGCAGTTATTAGCCGTATTACTCGGTGCGATGGCTTTCATTGCTTTAATTATTAACCCATTGATTGTTTATGTGAAAATTAAACGTAATCCTTATCCACTTGTGATTCGTTGTCTGCGTGAAAGTGGTATGACAGCATTTTTTACTCGTTCAAGTGCGGCCAATATTCCGGTCAACATGGCATTGTGTGAAAAGTTAAAGCTGCATGAAGATACTTACGCTGTCTCTATCCCTTTAGGGGCGACTATCAACATGGGCGGCGCGGCGATTACTATTACCGTATTGACGTTAGCCGCGGCTCATACTTTAGGCATTCAAGTCGATTTGTTAACGGCTTTGCTGCTCAGCGTAGTGGCAGCAATTTCTGCCTGTGGTGCATCGGGCGTTGCAGGCGGTTCTTTACTGCTGATCCCGCTAGCCTGTAGTTTGTTTGGTATTTCTAACGATGTTGCCATGCAAGTCGTTGCGGTAGGCTTTATTATCGGTGTGATTCAAGATGCTGCCGAAACCGCACTGAATAGCTCTACAGACGTGATTTTTACCGCTGCCGCTTGTGAAGCCGCTGAAAACAAAGCTAAACTTGGATAA
- a CDS encoding chemotaxis protein CheV, with product MKSKANQSQGLLLFRLSQHQIFALGTLKIRELVPYTPLSKIPQSHPTILGAATIRGHTIPVVDMAAAIGYRPVSDEERQHCYIIITDCQRMIIGFLVRAIDKIIECNWRDIEAPSANLGKNAFLTGVTRYDNQLVQLLDVELLLSKVFPDAPEANRAILTDVQREKLKPRRILLVDDSKVARKQLSDALDSINIPYFVTPDGREALSIMEQAAAEHHPIDILVSDIEMPGLDGYELAFEVRDNPLLANAYIILHTSLSSEISVSQAHQVGANEALTKFDAHELVEAMLRGAELAAKRAN from the coding sequence ATGAAAAGTAAGGCAAATCAGTCACAAGGTTTACTCCTTTTTAGGTTATCTCAACATCAGATATTTGCCTTAGGCACACTTAAAATTCGTGAGTTAGTGCCATATACGCCGCTGAGTAAAATTCCTCAATCCCATCCCACCATCCTTGGTGCGGCAACCATTCGTGGTCATACCATTCCTGTGGTGGATATGGCTGCGGCAATTGGTTATCGTCCTGTCAGCGATGAAGAGCGCCAACATTGCTATATCATCATCACCGATTGTCAGCGGATGATTATCGGATTTTTAGTGCGCGCCATTGATAAGATTATCGAATGCAATTGGCGCGACATTGAGGCTCCATCGGCAAATTTAGGCAAAAATGCCTTTTTAACCGGGGTGACGCGCTACGATAATCAGTTAGTGCAGTTACTTGATGTTGAGCTGTTGCTGTCTAAGGTATTCCCCGATGCACCCGAGGCGAATCGCGCGATCTTAACGGATGTACAGAGGGAGAAGTTAAAACCTAGGCGCATTCTGTTGGTCGATGATTCCAAGGTGGCCCGCAAGCAGCTCTCCGATGCGCTCGATAGTATTAATATTCCCTATTTTGTGACGCCGGATGGCAGAGAAGCGTTGTCTATTATGGAGCAGGCTGCGGCCGAGCATCATCCGATTGATATTCTTGTCAGCGATATTGAAATGCCGGGGCTCGATGGCTATGAGCTGGCATTTGAAGTCCGTGATAATCCACTGCTGGCGAACGCTTATATTATTTTGCATACCTCGCTGTCGAGTGAGATCAGTGTCAGCCAAGCCCATCAAGTGGGGGCAAATGAGGCATTGACTAAGTTTGATGCCCATGAGCTGGTGGAAGCCATGTTACGGGGCGCCGAGTTAGCGGCTAAGCGAGCAAATTAG
- a CDS encoding dual specificity protein phosphatase family protein, whose protein sequence is MQHLFWLVEGKIAGRSGPNKDPWDLAELKAAGIRAVLSVNGGEGCEPGSFQHHGLRYECIPFSRNVPPQDGDIAVCVAQLPKALAFIQQCEADNLPVLVHCRSGKDRTGLIMAYYLMVNGAAPLHAVSQVRSIRDIAFSAEGWDQFAFDVLYALQD, encoded by the coding sequence ATGCAGCATTTATTTTGGTTAGTTGAAGGTAAAATTGCAGGTCGAAGTGGTCCGAATAAGGACCCTTGGGATTTAGCCGAACTCAAGGCGGCGGGGATCCGCGCTGTGTTGTCTGTTAATGGCGGAGAGGGCTGTGAACCTGGCAGCTTTCAGCATCATGGATTGCGTTATGAATGTATTCCCTTTTCCCGTAATGTGCCGCCTCAGGATGGGGATATCGCCGTTTGTGTCGCCCAATTACCGAAGGCATTAGCTTTTATTCAACAATGTGAAGCCGATAATTTACCCGTGTTAGTTCATTGTCGTTCTGGCAAAGATCGCACCGGGCTTATCATGGCCTACTATCTGATGGTCAATGGCGCTGCGCCTTTGCATGCTGTAAGCCAAGTTCGCAGTATTCGCGACATTGCTTTTAGCGCTGAGGGGTGGGATCAGTTTGCCTTCGACGTGCTCTATGCGTTGCAAGATTAG
- a CDS encoding ABC transporter ATP-binding protein, which produces MFKRFESWVEALPDGEPTKPPTGVYAFCRHYTKGYELPLILMSVLTAFIAMLEVSLFGFMGQLVDWLVKKSPETLYQDEGSTLILMGVMVLVVMPLLVLFHALIMHQTLLGNYPMSIRWLAHRYLLKQSVSFYQNDFAGRIATKVMQTSLAVRETVMKLLDVLVYILVYFTSMLVMVASADVRLVIPMLIWLALYIGLQWYFVPRLKTVSTEQADARSTMTGRIVDSYTNITTVKLFAHTDKEADYAKASMRSFLDTVYRQMRLVTGISVSVQIINYMLAFSIAAVSIALWSDNAISVGAIAIAVSLALRLNGMSQWIMWEISSLFENIGTVTDGMNTLSKTTLIQDSPDANTLVVKQGQIDFNQVSFHYGEDAGVIDELNLNIKAGEKVGLVGRSGAGKSTLVNLLMRFYDVEKGHICIDGQDIKAVKQDSLRSQIGMVTQDTSLLHRTIRENILYGNPGASEIQLEHAIKQAQAHDFINELTDPNGNHGLDAQVGERGVKLSGGQRQRVAIARVLLKNAPILLLDEATSALDSEVEAAIQESLYELMQGKTVIAIAHRLSTIAAMDRLIVLDQGRIVEQGTHQELIAAGGIYAQLWAHQTGGFLGVE; this is translated from the coding sequence ATGTTTAAACGATTTGAATCTTGGGTGGAAGCCCTACCGGATGGCGAACCAACTAAACCTCCTACGGGGGTCTATGCATTTTGCCGACACTACACTAAGGGTTATGAATTACCACTTATCTTGATGTCAGTGTTAACGGCTTTCATCGCCATGCTCGAAGTTTCACTCTTTGGCTTTATGGGACAATTAGTCGATTGGTTAGTGAAAAAAAGCCCAGAGACGCTCTATCAAGATGAAGGTTCAACGCTGATCTTAATGGGCGTTATGGTCTTAGTGGTGATGCCATTGCTAGTGTTATTTCATGCGCTAATCATGCATCAAACCTTACTGGGCAATTATCCCATGTCGATCCGCTGGCTTGCGCACCGTTATTTACTCAAGCAAAGCGTGTCCTTCTATCAGAATGATTTTGCGGGCCGTATTGCCACTAAGGTGATGCAAACTTCACTTGCGGTGCGTGAAACCGTGATGAAATTACTCGATGTATTGGTGTATATCCTCGTGTACTTCACCTCAATGCTGGTCATGGTGGCCAGTGCCGATGTGCGTCTAGTGATCCCAATGTTGATTTGGTTGGCGCTCTATATTGGCTTGCAATGGTATTTTGTGCCGCGTCTTAAAACGGTTTCAACCGAGCAGGCCGATGCCCGCTCGACGATGACAGGGCGGATTGTCGACAGTTACACCAATATCACCACGGTGAAGCTCTTTGCCCATACGGATAAAGAAGCTGATTACGCCAAAGCAAGTATGCGCAGTTTCCTCGATACGGTTTATCGCCAAATGCGCCTCGTCACGGGGATCAGCGTCAGTGTACAAATCATTAACTACATGCTCGCCTTCAGCATTGCCGCCGTGTCAATCGCGCTGTGGAGTGACAATGCCATCTCGGTCGGTGCAATTGCAATTGCCGTGAGTTTAGCGCTGCGCCTTAATGGGATGTCGCAGTGGATCATGTGGGAAATCAGTTCATTATTTGAAAATATCGGTACGGTTACCGACGGGATGAACACCCTTTCCAAGACCACACTCATCCAAGACTCGCCGGATGCAAATACCTTAGTCGTGAAGCAAGGCCAGATCGATTTTAATCAGGTGAGCTTTCATTATGGCGAAGACGCTGGCGTGATCGACGAACTCAACCTCAATATCAAAGCGGGTGAGAAGGTCGGCCTTGTCGGCCGCTCGGGCGCGGGTAAATCCACCCTAGTCAATCTGTTAATGCGCTTTTACGATGTTGAGAAAGGCCATATTTGTATTGATGGACAAGACATTAAGGCGGTCAAACAGGATTCGCTACGTTCACAGATTGGTATGGTCACCCAGGATACCTCCCTACTCCATCGCACCATTCGGGAGAATATTCTTTACGGTAACCCTGGGGCAAGTGAAATCCAACTCGAACATGCGATAAAACAGGCACAGGCACATGATTTTATTAATGAACTGACTGATCCTAATGGCAATCATGGTTTGGATGCTCAAGTTGGGGAACGTGGGGTAAAACTCTCCGGCGGACAGAGACAGCGTGTAGCCATTGCCAGGGTGCTATTAAAAAATGCCCCGATTTTACTGCTTGATGAGGCCACCTCAGCATTGGACTCCGAAGTGGAAGCCGCCATTCAAGAAAGCTTGTACGAATTAATGCAAGGCAAAACGGTGATTGCTATCGCCCATCGATTATCGACTATTGCTGCAATGGACAGATTAATCGTGCTCGATCAAGGTCGTATCGTCGAGCAAGGTACGCATCAGGAGTTGATTGCCGCAGGCGGTATTTATGCCCAGCTATGGGCTCACCAAACCGGCGGATTTTTAGGGGTTGAATAG
- the gltX gene encoding glutamate--tRNA ligase, translated as MTTKTRFAPSPTGFLHVGGARTALYSWLQARANNGEFVLRIEDTDIERSTQAACDAILEGMNWLGLTWDEGPYYQTKRFDRYNEIIAQMLEQGTAYKCYCSRERIDALREAQAANGEAQKYDGCCRNLPARDTDEPFVVRFKNPIGGSVVFDDHVRGRIEFSNDALDDLIIARTDGVHTYNFCVVVDDWDMGITCVVRGEDHINNTPRQINILKALGAPIPEYAHVSMILGDDGAKLSKRHGAVSVMQYRDDGYLPEALLNYLVRLGWSHGDQEVFSLEEMKQYFKLDDINKAPSAFNTEKLVWLNQHYIKTLDPEYVASHLQWHMDDQKIDTSNGPALSAVVTALAERAKTLKELAASSRYFYEDFAEFDAEQAKKHLRGVALEPLQLVQQKLAALPEWTVEAIHQAIEATAAELEVGMGKVGMPLRVAVTGAGQSPGLDITLFLIGRARSEQRISKAIEFVADRINS; from the coding sequence ATGACAACTAAGACGCGTTTTGCCCCAAGCCCAACAGGCTTTTTGCACGTGGGCGGTGCCCGTACTGCACTTTATTCTTGGTTACAAGCCCGTGCCAATAATGGTGAGTTTGTTTTACGTATTGAAGATACAGATATTGAGCGTTCTACTCAGGCCGCTTGTGATGCCATTTTAGAGGGCATGAACTGGTTAGGATTAACTTGGGATGAGGGTCCGTACTATCAAACTAAGCGTTTTGATCGTTATAACGAGATCATCGCGCAAATGTTAGAGCAGGGCACAGCTTATAAATGTTACTGCTCGCGTGAACGTATCGATGCTTTAAGAGAAGCACAAGCGGCAAATGGCGAAGCGCAAAAATACGATGGTTGCTGCCGTAACTTGCCCGCGCGTGACACTGATGAACCTTTTGTGGTGCGTTTTAAAAACCCTATCGGTGGTTCAGTGGTATTTGATGATCACGTCCGTGGCCGTATCGAATTCTCAAACGATGCACTAGATGACCTGATCATCGCCCGTACCGACGGCGTGCATACCTATAACTTCTGTGTAGTTGTAGACGATTGGGATATGGGGATTACCTGTGTGGTGCGTGGTGAAGACCATATTAACAACACGCCACGTCAAATCAACATTCTTAAAGCATTGGGCGCACCAATTCCTGAATATGCTCATGTGTCGATGATTTTAGGGGATGATGGTGCCAAGCTGTCTAAGCGTCACGGTGCAGTCAGTGTTATGCAGTACCGTGATGATGGTTATTTACCCGAAGCGTTACTCAACTATTTAGTGCGTTTAGGTTGGTCACACGGTGATCAAGAGGTTTTCTCTTTAGAGGAAATGAAGCAGTACTTTAAGTTAGATGACATTAACAAAGCACCTTCTGCCTTTAATACCGAAAAACTGGTTTGGTTAAACCAACACTATATTAAGACGCTCGATCCTGAATATGTGGCTTCCCACCTACAGTGGCATATGGACGATCAAAAGATTGATACCTCAAATGGTCCAGCCTTATCTGCGGTTGTCACTGCATTAGCTGAGCGCGCGAAGACTTTAAAAGAGTTAGCTGCTTCTAGCCGCTACTTCTATGAAGATTTTGCCGAGTTTGATGCTGAGCAGGCGAAAAAGCATTTGCGCGGTGTTGCGCTTGAGCCATTACAATTAGTGCAACAAAAGTTAGCGGCATTACCTGAGTGGACGGTTGAGGCTATTCATCAGGCGATTGAAGCTACTGCTGCAGAATTAGAAGTCGGTATGGGCAAAGTCGGTATGCCATTGCGTGTCGCTGTGACCGGAGCAGGGCAGTCTCCAGGCCTTGATATCACGTTATTTTTAATCGGAAGAGCCCGTTCTGAGCAAAGAATATCCAAAGCGATTGAATTTGTAGCAGATAGAATAAATTCCTAA
- a CDS encoding DNA-3-methyladenine glycosylase 2 family protein, whose translation MKQISVSLNSAAKPPHEQVSAALEDCHLSASVCREARTSRDPRFDGKFFVGVLTTGIYCRTVCPAVAPKEENVRYFDSAIKAAQAGLRPCLRCRPDSAPGSNPWKGTGTTLDRAIGLIEAGALSGEHGLTVEALADKLGISSRYLNKLFTSGFGTSPKQYALYRQLLFAKQLLHQTQLPITQIALAAGFNSIRRFNEAFQQALQLTPTQLRKSSQKSAAKIDEGEGSDTACPQAMPAHSLSLYQYYRPPLDWQAQLAFYRLRAVAGMEWFSNTDNDCLEKIAQDKQALEYGRTLQIDDIRAVVHIIHEAHLHRFKLTLTFTPDSPIAGLQKLITQVRRILDLDADMQQIEHNLQRLTDLKLIPKSGLRIPGAGSLFEAGCRAILGQQVTVVQATKLLNLLVDAYGERFSLNGREYRLFPIPQAIRGASLDELKMPGARKLALNALAAFICERPNASVDDWLEVKGIGPWTIAYAKLRGLGEPNIFLHTDLIVKKQLLVSVAEQNGLDAQALKQLDYLTLCQRISADIAPWGSYLTFQLWSNA comes from the coding sequence ATGAAGCAAATATCCGTGAGCCTAAATTCAGCCGCTAAACCGCCACACGAGCAAGTATCAGCAGCATTAGAGGATTGTCATTTATCCGCGAGCGTTTGCCGCGAAGCCCGTACCAGCCGTGATCCACGCTTTGACGGTAAGTTTTTTGTCGGCGTTCTCACTACAGGAATTTATTGCCGAACCGTATGTCCCGCCGTTGCACCTAAAGAAGAAAACGTGCGTTATTTCGATTCAGCTATCAAAGCCGCACAGGCGGGACTGCGACCTTGTCTTCGTTGCCGGCCAGATAGTGCGCCGGGCTCTAATCCATGGAAAGGCACTGGCACTACCTTAGATAGGGCTATTGGTTTGATTGAAGCGGGCGCCTTATCTGGCGAGCACGGATTAACGGTCGAGGCGTTGGCGGACAAACTAGGTATCAGTAGCCGCTATTTAAATAAGTTGTTTACTTCTGGATTTGGCACTTCACCCAAGCAATATGCGCTCTATCGACAACTGTTATTTGCCAAACAATTATTGCATCAAACTCAATTACCGATCACGCAAATAGCGCTTGCTGCCGGATTCAATAGTATTCGTCGTTTCAATGAAGCTTTTCAGCAGGCGCTGCAATTAACGCCTACACAGTTAAGAAAATCCAGCCAGAAGTCGGCAGCAAAGATAGACGAAGGGGAGGGTTCCGATACCGCTTGTCCGCAGGCGATGCCGGCCCATAGTTTAAGTTTGTATCAGTATTATCGTCCGCCGCTCGATTGGCAGGCGCAGCTGGCCTTTTATCGCCTGCGCGCTGTTGCTGGAATGGAATGGTTTAGCAATACAGATAATGACTGCCTCGAAAAGATAGCACAGGATAAACAAGCGCTTGAGTATGGCCGCACCCTGCAGATCGACGATATACGTGCGGTGGTGCATATCATCCATGAGGCGCATTTACATCGCTTTAAACTCACGCTGACATTCACGCCAGACTCGCCCATAGCGGGCCTACAAAAACTCATTACCCAAGTGCGGCGCATTTTAGATCTCGATGCCGATATGCAGCAGATTGAGCATAACTTACAGCGTTTGACCGATCTTAAGCTAATCCCTAAATCAGGGCTTAGGATCCCTGGCGCCGGCTCTTTGTTCGAGGCGGGCTGCCGAGCCATTTTAGGACAGCAGGTGACTGTGGTGCAGGCCACTAAGTTACTCAATTTATTGGTCGACGCCTATGGTGAACGCTTTAGTTTAAATGGGCGAGAATATCGCTTGTTTCCCATACCGCAGGCGATTCGCGGTGCTAGTTTGGATGAATTGAAAATGCCCGGCGCGCGCAAGCTGGCGCTCAATGCGCTCGCGGCGTTTATCTGTGAGCGCCCTAATGCGAGTGTTGATGATTGGCTTGAGGTCAAAGGTATCGGCCCTTGGACGATTGCCTATGCAAAATTACGTGGGCTTGGCGAGCCGAATATTTTCCTTCACACTGATCTTATTGTGAAAAAACAATTACTGGTGAGTGTGGCTGAGCAGAATGGATTGGATGCACAAGCGTTGAAACAACTCGATTATCTAACGCTTTGTCAACGTATTAGCGCGGATATTGCTCCTTGGGGGAGTTATTTGACCTTCCAACTCTGGTCGAATGCGTAA
- a CDS encoding CIA30 family protein, whose translation MILFDFKDLSAATSWYGVNDTVMGGLSRSKLTISPLGYGIFSGHVSLANGGGFASVRCEFEHVNVAEFTGIYLDLDSDRSKQYKVNLKDADTPQSTVYQAIMPAPTHQTFGLSGASAIHWQRIEIPFTNFHPQCRGKPIAGAAIDLRRLTSIGLVIGAQQSGDFALKIKSIGCY comes from the coding sequence ATGATCCTTTTCGATTTTAAAGACTTAAGTGCGGCAACGTCTTGGTATGGCGTTAATGATACAGTGATGGGCGGTTTGTCGCGCAGTAAGCTCACCATTTCCCCTTTAGGTTATGGGATTTTTAGTGGCCATGTATCGCTTGCTAATGGAGGCGGGTTTGCGTCGGTGCGTTGTGAGTTTGAACACGTCAATGTAGCTGAGTTTACGGGGATTTATCTCGACCTTGATAGTGACAGGAGCAAGCAATACAAAGTGAATCTAAAAGATGCTGATACCCCACAAAGTACTGTCTATCAAGCAATTATGCCAGCGCCAACCCATCAAACCTTTGGGTTGAGTGGCGCGAGTGCGATTCATTGGCAACGAATCGAAATCCCATTTACGAACTTTCATCCCCAGTGCCGTGGTAAACCGATAGCGGGTGCAGCGATTGACCTTCGGCGATTAACCAGCATAGGGCTGGTGATTGGTGCGCAGCAAAGTGGTGATTTTGCATTAAAAATCAAATCAATAGGTTGTTACTGA
- a CDS encoding DEAD/DEAH box helicase codes for MTQASSSVASFAELGIIAPLGNRLTELGYVSPTPVQAATIPAVLSGRDVLAGANTGSGKTAAFALPLLQRLSEAKSADKSAGVVRCLVLVPTRELAQQVADSFLSYASHFNGQLKIVAAFGGVSVNLQMQSLRAGADVLVATPGRLLDLLASNALKLTQVSAFVLDEADRMLSLGFTEELEQVLAALPRQKQTLLFSATFPEEVRALTTKLLHQPLEYHLQSEQESTIEQRVITVNREQKTALLAHLIKQHQWSQALIFVSAKNTCNHLAQKLSKRGISAEVFHGDKAQGARTRVLDGFKNGEISVLIATDIAARGIDIDKLPVVINFDLPRSPADYMHRIGRSGRAGEAGLAVTLISHEEYHHFGVIEKKNKIKLVREQIPGFEANAEIPLEVLAQEKPQAKPEGTGKKKRKQLPAANVEFWGKKS; via the coding sequence ATGACCCAAGCTTCTTCCTCCGTCGCCAGCTTTGCCGAACTTGGCATTATTGCACCGCTAGGTAATCGACTAACCGAGCTCGGTTATGTTTCACCCACCCCTGTACAAGCGGCCACGATTCCAGCCGTGCTGAGTGGGCGGGACGTATTAGCGGGGGCAAATACCGGCTCAGGAAAAACCGCCGCTTTTGCACTGCCCTTATTGCAGCGTTTGAGTGAAGCAAAAAGTGCTGATAAGTCGGCCGGTGTTGTACGTTGTTTGGTGCTCGTGCCTACGCGCGAATTGGCACAGCAAGTTGCCGATAGCTTTTTATCCTATGCATCCCACTTCAATGGCCAACTTAAGATTGTCGCCGCTTTTGGTGGTGTGTCTGTCAATCTGCAAATGCAAAGCCTACGCGCTGGCGCGGATGTTCTGGTTGCAACGCCTGGGCGTTTACTGGATTTATTAGCAAGCAACGCGCTTAAGTTAACTCAAGTGTCTGCATTCGTCCTCGATGAAGCGGATCGCATGTTAAGCCTTGGCTTTACCGAAGAGTTAGAACAAGTGCTTGCAGCGTTACCGCGTCAAAAGCAAACCCTATTGTTTTCGGCGACCTTCCCCGAAGAAGTGCGTGCACTGACAACCAAATTACTCCATCAACCGCTTGAATATCATCTGCAAAGTGAGCAAGAAAGTACCATTGAGCAGCGTGTGATAACCGTGAACCGTGAACAAAAAACGGCGTTGTTGGCCCACTTGATTAAACAGCATCAATGGTCACAGGCATTGATTTTTGTCAGTGCTAAAAATACCTGTAATCATCTTGCACAAAAGCTCTCAAAACGTGGGATTAGCGCTGAAGTATTCCATGGCGATAAAGCCCAAGGTGCACGAACTCGCGTGCTCGATGGTTTTAAAAATGGTGAAATTAGTGTGCTGATTGCGACCGATATCGCAGCTCGTGGTATTGATATTGATAAACTCCCCGTCGTGATTAACTTTGATTTGCCAAGAAGCCCGGCAGATTATATGCACCGTATTGGTCGTAGTGGCCGTGCGGGGGAGGCGGGTCTTGCGGTGACCTTAATTTCCCATGAGGAATATCATCACTTTGGCGTGATTGAAAAGAAAAACAAAATCAAACTTGTACGTGAACAAATCCCCGGATTTGAAGCCAATGCCGAAATACCGCTTGAAGTGTTAGCGCAGGAAAAACCTCAGGCCAAGCCTGAAGGCACTGGCAAGAAAAAACGTAAGCAGTTACCCGCAGCGAATGTTGAATTTTGGGGTAAAAAGTCTTAA